The Penaeus chinensis breed Huanghai No. 1 chromosome 16, ASM1920278v2, whole genome shotgun sequence genome window below encodes:
- the LOC125033632 gene encoding uncharacterized protein LOC125033632 yields MAKMKAPSGSKKITKAWLEFMLAEYESKERPGTSVSVADFSVKQGIPPGEGFNSELVLVDITAELSSGPGDAQEKTYHLAAKFLHVDPIAAELNRRFQSHIKELRMYAEVVHELNAFLAAGVPEESQICIPKMIYGKENGSEYVLVMENIKAAGYMTNDKRKGLDVDHVKRSVEEIAKVHAVSYAYNKSHNFLEKFPCYQFKAKYLNIIPAFLKFSLKNCVACLNTVKGKEELAQKVGKAHPILSKKFHALFDDFGNECLCHGDFWNCNIMFKYQQHDDGQEQTLEGIKLIDWGNSSWHNPMIDLQYLLHTSTTLELRKTHIDDILQKYHTVFTSLTTKLGAPLPHYSYSAFREDWERTAIYGFILGNITIQGTLSTTYSTTKSQGPSILDHGALTPIRLVVNSIKTGMAKLIGPIILGKFVGIMLKPIQREILSGTNEVLNARLLDVLCEADEKGLFDE; encoded by the coding sequence GAATTCCTCCCGGGGAAGGGTTTAATTCCGAACTAGTGCTCGTGGACATCACGGCAGAGCTCTCGAGCGGGCCAGGCGACGCACAGGAGAAAACGTACCATCTGGCCGCCAAGTTCCTTCACGTCGACCCAATCGCCGCTGAACTCAACAGGAGGTTCCAGAGCCACATCAAGGAGCTCCGCATGTATGCAGAGGTGGTGCACGAGCTCAACGCTTTCCTGGCTGCCGGAGTTCCGGAAGAGTCCCAGATTTGTATCCCGAAGATGATTTatggaaaggagaatgggagCGAGTATGTGCTGGTGATGGAGAACATCAAGGCCGCTGGCTACATGACCAATGACAAGAGAAAAGGCCTTGATGTCGATCATGTCAAGAGGTCTGTTGAGGAAATTGCAAAGGTCCATGCTGTGTCTTACGCCTACAACAAATCTCACAACTTCCTCGAAAAGTTTCCCTGTTATCAGTTCAAAGCAAAGTACCTTAATATTATCCCAGCATTTCTGAAATTCAGCTTGAAGAATTGCGTTGCTTGTCTGAATACAGTGAAAGGTAAGGAAGAACTTGCCCAGAAAGTCGGGAAAGCGCATCCCATTTTGTCCAAGAAATTTCACGCTCTGTTCGACGATTTCGGAAACGAGTGCTTATGTCATGGAGATTTCTGGAACTGCAACATTATGTTCAAATACCAACAGCATGACGATGGTCAAGAACAGACCCTTGAGGGAATAAAACTTATTGACTGGGGGAACTCTTCATGGCATAACCCCATGATCGACCTCCAGTACCTGCTCCACACCTCAACCACGCTAGAACTAAGGAAAACCCACATCGATGACATCTTGCAAAAGTATCACACCGTCTTCACGTCCCTCACCACCAAGCTCGGGGCGCCCTTGCCCCACTACAGCTACAGTGCCTTCCGGGAAGACTGGGAACGCACAGCCATTTACGGGTTTATCTTGGGTAACATAACCATCCAGGGAACTCTCAGCACAACGTATTCTACGACTAAAAGTCAAGGACCCTCCATACTCGACCACGGCGCCCTCACACCCATCAGACTCGTAGTGAACAGCATCAAGACCGGCATGGCGAAGCTCATTGGACCAATCATTTTGGGGAAATTTGTGGGCATAATGCTGAAACCCATACAGAGGGAAATTTTATCTGGAACGAATGAAGTTTTGAATGCGAGGCTGCTTGATGTCCTGTGTGAGGCAGATGAGAAAGGTCTCTTTGACGAATAA